GAGGATCTTGCCGGAGGCGGCCCGGGGAACGTCGTCGATGAAGGTGACCTGGCGGACGCGTTTGTAGGGGGCGACGTGTTCGGCGACGTACATCATGACCTCGCCCTCCGTGAGGTCGGTGGCGGTGGGCTGGCGGACGACGTAGGCGTGCGGGACCTCGTTGTGCTCGTCGTTGTAGACGCCGATGACCGCCGCGTCGGCGATGCCGGGGTGGGTGAGGAGCAGCGCCTCGAGTTCGGCGGGGGCGACCTGGAAGCCCTTGTACTTGATGAGTTCCTTGACGCGGTCGACGACGAACAGCCAGCCCTCGGCGTCCACGTGGCCGACGTCGCCGGTGTGCAGCCAGCCGTCGTTGTCGATCATGGCGGCGGTGGCGTCGGGGCGACCGAGGTAGCCCTTCATGACCTGGGGGCCGCGGATGAGGATCTCGCCGGACTCGCCGACGCCGAGGTCCTTGTCGGGGTCGTCGAGGGAGACGATGCGCATCTGGGTGCCGGCGATGAGTTTACCGACGGTGCCGGGAGGGGCGTCGCGCATGGCGTCGAGCGGTACGACGTGGGTGCCGGGGGAGAGTTCGGTCATGCCGTAGGCCTGGCCGACGGGCGGCAGGCCCAGGCGCCGGGAGCAGGCTTCGGCGAGGCTCGCGTCGAGTGGGGCCGCCGCGCTGGTGATGTGGGTCAGGGACGACAGGTCGTACTGCTCGACCAGGGGGTGCTTGGCGAGGGCCAGGACGATGGGCGGGGCGACGTACAGGCCGGTGATGCGGTGGTTCTGGATGGCCGCGAGGAAGGTGTCGAGTTCGAAGCGGGGCAGGACGACGACGGTGGCGCCGAGCCTGAGGGGGGCGTTCATCAGGGCGGTGAGGCCGTAGATGTGGAAGAAGGGCAGGACGGCGAGGATGCGGTCGCCGGGGCCGGCCGGCATGGCCGATTCGAGCTGGGCGAGGTTGGTGGCGATCTGACGGTGGGTGAGCATCACGCCTTTGGGGATGCCGGTGGTGCCCGAGGAGTACGGGAGGGCCGCGATGTCCTCGGCCGGGTCGATGTCGACGACCGGGTCGGGCGCGGCGGAGGCCAGCATGTCGATGAGGGAGCGGTGTCCGGGGGCGCTGTCGCAGACGAGGATCTCCTCGACGCCGCCGGCGAGTTCGGCGGCCCTGCGTGCGGTCTCCAGCAGCGGGGAGACGGTGACGATCCAGCGGGCGGCGGAGTCCTTGAGCTGCTTGGCGAACTCCTCGGCGGTGGCGAGGGGGTGCACGGTGGTGACGGCGGCGCCCGCGCGCGTGGCGGCGTAGAAGGCGGTCGGGAAGGCGATGGTGTTGGGGCTGTGCAGGGCCAGTACGTCGCCCTTGCGCACGCCGGTCTCGGTGAGGGCGGCCGCGATGCGCCGGTGGAAGCGGTCGAGCTGTTCGTAGGTGAGGGTGGTGCCGTCGGTGCCGTCGATGAGGGCGGGCGTGTCACCGTACTCGGCGGCCCGGCCCAGGACCGCGTCGTGGATGGGGAGTTCGACTGCGGCTACATCTGCGTACTCGCTCCGGAACACGGTTCCTCCTAGTACGACTTGGGCAGGCCCAGGGTCTGGTGGGAGACGTAGTTGAGAATCATCTCCCTGCTCACCGGAGCAATACGAGCCACGCGCGCCGCCGTTATCAACCGGGCGAGCCCGAATTCGCGGGTGAGGCCGTTGCCGCCGAGGGTGTGCACGGCCTGGTCGACGGCCTTCACGCAGGCCTCCGCGGCCGCGTACTTGGCCATGTTGGCCGCTTCGCCCGCGCCGACGTCGTCGCCGGAGTCGTAGAGGGCGGCGGCCTTCTGCATCATCAGGCGGGCGAGTTCGAGCTCGATGTGGGCCTGGGCGAGGGGGTGCGCGATGGCCTGATGGGCGCCGATGGGGGTCTTCCACACGGAGCGTTCGCGGGCGTAGGTGACGGCCTGGGCGAGGGCGTGGCGGCCCATGCCGATCGCGAAGGCGGCCGTCATGATGCGTTCGGGGTTGAGGCCGGCGAAGAGCTGGAGGAGTCCGGCGTCCTCGTCGCCGACGAGCGCGTCCGCGGGCAGGCGTACGTCGTCGAGGGTGAGCTCGAACTGCTTCTCCACGGCCTGCAGTTCCATGTCGATCGGGCGGCGCAGGAAGCCTTCGGTGTCACGCGGGACGATGAACAGGCAGGGCTTGAGGTTGCCGGTGCGGGCGTCCTCGGTGCGGCCGACGATGAGGGTGGCGTCGGCTATGTCGACGCCGGAGATGAAGACCTTGCGGCCGGTGAGGAGCCAGTCTGTGCCGTCGCGGCGGGCGGTGGTGGTGATGCGGTGGCTGTTGGAACCTGCGTCGGGTTCGGTGATGCCGAAGGCCATGGTGCGGGTGCCGTCGGCGAGGCCGGGGAGCCATTCCCGTTTCTGGGCGTCCGTGCCGAAG
The sequence above is drawn from the Streptomyces sp. SLBN-31 genome and encodes:
- a CDS encoding 4-coumarate--CoA ligase family protein, encoding MFRSEYADVAAVELPIHDAVLGRAAEYGDTPALIDGTDGTTLTYEQLDRFHRRIAAALTETGVRKGDVLALHSPNTIAFPTAFYAATRAGAAVTTVHPLATAEEFAKQLKDSAARWIVTVSPLLETARRAAELAGGVEEILVCDSAPGHRSLIDMLASAAPDPVVDIDPAEDIAALPYSSGTTGIPKGVMLTHRQIATNLAQLESAMPAGPGDRILAVLPFFHIYGLTALMNAPLRLGATVVVLPRFELDTFLAAIQNHRITGLYVAPPIVLALAKHPLVEQYDLSSLTHITSAAAPLDASLAEACSRRLGLPPVGQAYGMTELSPGTHVVPLDAMRDAPPGTVGKLIAGTQMRIVSLDDPDKDLGVGESGEILIRGPQVMKGYLGRPDATAAMIDNDGWLHTGDVGHVDAEGWLFVVDRVKELIKYKGFQVAPAELEALLLTHPGIADAAVIGVYNDEHNEVPHAYVVRQPTATDLTEGEVMMYVAEHVAPYKRVRQVTFIDDVPRAASGKILRRELRALKERT
- a CDS encoding acyl-CoA dehydrogenase family protein; translated protein: MTLLESEEHKALRSAVAALGKRHGRDHDREALWAEAAKLGYLGVNLPEEYGGGGGGISELSIVLEELGAAGCPLLMMVVSPAICGTVIARFGTDAQKREWLPGLADGTRTMAFGITEPDAGSNSHRITTTARRDGTDWLLTGRKVFISGVDIADATLIVGRTEDARTGNLKPCLFIVPRDTEGFLRRPIDMELQAVEKQFELTLDDVRLPADALVGDEDAGLLQLFAGLNPERIMTAAFAIGMGRHALAQAVTYARERSVWKTPIGAHQAIAHPLAQAHIELELARLMMQKAAALYDSGDDVGAGEAANMAKYAAAEACVKAVDQAVHTLGGNGLTREFGLARLITAARVARIAPVSREMILNYVSHQTLGLPKSY